In the Natronobacterium texcoconense genome, one interval contains:
- a CDS encoding ABC transporter substrate-binding protein — protein MPRDSNAHGSRRQVLKAVTAGSVAGLSGIAGCVGDPEEADAGDGDDDEFETVQFGILEPLTGEFSDLAQEHLQGTELGIEHVNESDEYDFTIEYDDYDTQVDPATATREAESAVQSDGAQFLSGCINSSAALAINDFAQQNEVVYAPGAADVSITGEECNEYVFRFETSAAQIAEVMAQWTIDELGDQIFYHIADYAYGESVLNQVESRMESISDSYEQVDITRSDPGSTDFEAFISQISDASDEADALVVGMTGADLALFLSQASARDLQDEIPIVTTTGSFHAVRAGAGDGAYDVYSGVRYVPDLETGDNQAFVEAYESEYGDPPDNFSRVGYESIRMLANGIQEAGSRDPTTVRETLSGMEHDTIFGPNEFRECDQQAVNPVWMGECVEPDDGELADVELLAELSGEEAIPDCEDTNCGL, from the coding sequence ATGCCTCGGGATAGCAATGCCCACGGGAGCCGGCGGCAGGTTCTCAAGGCCGTCACAGCAGGGAGCGTCGCTGGATTGTCGGGGATCGCCGGTTGCGTCGGCGACCCCGAAGAAGCCGACGCCGGCGACGGCGACGACGACGAGTTCGAGACAGTACAGTTCGGTATCCTCGAGCCACTCACCGGCGAATTCAGCGATCTCGCCCAGGAGCACCTCCAGGGAACCGAACTCGGCATCGAACACGTCAACGAGAGCGACGAGTACGACTTCACGATCGAGTACGACGACTACGACACGCAGGTCGATCCGGCGACGGCGACTCGAGAAGCCGAATCAGCCGTCCAGTCCGACGGTGCACAGTTCCTCAGTGGCTGTATCAACAGTTCCGCGGCGCTCGCGATCAACGACTTCGCCCAGCAAAACGAGGTCGTCTACGCGCCCGGTGCAGCGGACGTCTCGATCACCGGCGAGGAGTGCAACGAGTACGTGTTCCGGTTCGAGACGTCCGCCGCACAGATCGCGGAGGTCATGGCCCAGTGGACGATCGACGAACTGGGCGATCAGATATTCTATCACATCGCGGACTACGCGTACGGCGAATCGGTTCTGAACCAGGTCGAGTCCCGGATGGAGTCGATCAGTGACTCCTACGAGCAGGTCGATATCACCCGCTCGGACCCTGGATCGACCGACTTCGAGGCGTTTATCAGCCAGATCTCGGACGCAAGCGACGAGGCCGATGCGCTCGTCGTGGGGATGACCGGTGCCGACCTCGCGCTCTTTCTCTCGCAGGCGAGTGCTCGAGACCTGCAAGACGAGATTCCGATCGTGACCACGACGGGATCGTTCCACGCAGTTCGAGCAGGTGCGGGCGACGGCGCATACGACGTCTACAGTGGCGTCCGATACGTTCCGGACCTCGAGACGGGCGACAACCAGGCGTTCGTCGAGGCCTACGAATCCGAGTACGGCGACCCGCCGGACAACTTCTCTCGAGTCGGCTACGAGTCGATCCGGATGCTCGCAAACGGGATCCAGGAGGCCGGCTCCCGCGATCCGACGACGGTCCGGGAGACGCTTTCGGGGATGGAACACGATACCATCTTCGGCCCCAACGAGTTCCGGGAGTGTGACCAGCAGGCAGTCAACCCGGTCTGGATGGGCGAGTGCGTCGAGCCGGACGACGGCGAACTCGCCGACGTCGAACTCCTGGCGGAGCTGTCCGGCGAGGAGGCGATCCCCGACTGCGAGGATACCAACTGTGGCCTGTAA
- a CDS encoding AMP-dependent synthetase/ligase, with the protein MDWQTAEREFESDVIAMEPLGRMFEKTVIRNTDAVAQQYQGGVYDRSLSEVAFPAAPDGEYRSLTYAEMGEIVRALTAGFRELGIETGDRVGVFAQTRLEWAHTDFALLSAGAVVTTVYKSSSPEKAQYLLDDPDADGVVVENEELLERILEVEDDLDLEFIVSMDELEGYDDRDDVYTLADVYELGDEAFDSDAYQEWLDEPEMDDLASIIYTSGTTGQPKGVKLTHRNFRANVNQVYRRVGPRPDKGEETPTIDGDSKMVSYLPLAHVFERTAGHFLPFAAGSTIAYAESSDTLKEDFSAVQPTGATSVPRVYEKIYDAIREQATESPVKERIFNWATDVGREYHRAESPGPILEAKQSLADKLVFSQVKEALGGNIEMLVSGGGSLSPDLCTLYHGMGLPILEGYGLTETAPVVTTNPPEEPKIGTVGPSVVDCEVKVDDSVVPDGEAADTEGETGELLVSGPNVAEGYWEKPEATDRAFTEDGWFRTGDIVTIQPDGYIVFHERRKQLLVLSTGKNVAPAPIEDAFAAREPVEQCMVVGDSEKFVGALIVPNVDALERMAEDEGVDLPDSAQEICNHEWVKDRIDREVEAVNERFESHETIKEYRLVPVEFTEDNEMLTPTMKKKRRTILDEFEDEVESIYAEDQLEAPEAE; encoded by the coding sequence ATGGATTGGCAAACTGCGGAACGGGAGTTCGAAAGCGACGTGATTGCAATGGAACCGCTCGGCCGAATGTTCGAGAAAACGGTAATTCGGAACACCGACGCGGTTGCCCAGCAGTACCAGGGCGGTGTCTACGACCGGAGCCTCTCCGAGGTCGCCTTCCCTGCTGCCCCCGACGGCGAGTATCGGAGCCTCACATATGCCGAGATGGGTGAAATCGTCCGAGCATTGACGGCCGGTTTCCGCGAACTCGGGATCGAAACCGGCGACCGCGTCGGCGTCTTCGCCCAGACGCGTCTCGAGTGGGCTCACACCGACTTCGCCCTCCTGTCCGCGGGCGCGGTCGTCACCACCGTCTACAAGAGTTCCTCGCCCGAGAAAGCTCAGTACCTGCTGGACGATCCGGACGCGGACGGCGTCGTCGTCGAGAACGAGGAACTGCTCGAACGGATTCTCGAGGTCGAAGACGACCTCGACCTCGAGTTCATCGTCTCGATGGACGAACTCGAGGGGTACGACGACCGCGACGACGTCTACACGCTGGCCGACGTCTACGAACTCGGCGACGAGGCGTTCGATTCGGACGCCTACCAGGAGTGGCTCGACGAACCCGAGATGGACGATCTGGCGAGTATCATCTACACCAGCGGGACGACGGGGCAGCCGAAAGGCGTCAAACTCACCCACCGGAACTTCCGGGCGAACGTCAACCAGGTCTACCGACGGGTGGGCCCGCGACCGGACAAAGGCGAGGAGACGCCGACGATCGACGGCGACAGCAAGATGGTTTCGTACCTGCCGCTAGCTCACGTCTTCGAGCGGACGGCCGGTCACTTCCTGCCGTTTGCGGCCGGTTCGACCATCGCCTACGCCGAAAGCTCCGACACGCTCAAGGAGGACTTCAGTGCCGTCCAGCCGACAGGGGCAACGAGCGTTCCGCGCGTCTACGAGAAGATCTACGACGCGATTCGCGAGCAGGCGACCGAATCACCGGTCAAAGAGCGGATCTTCAACTGGGCGACCGACGTCGGCCGGGAGTATCACCGGGCCGAAAGTCCAGGACCGATTCTCGAGGCGAAACAGTCGCTTGCAGACAAACTGGTCTTCAGCCAGGTCAAGGAGGCACTCGGCGGTAACATCGAAATGCTCGTCAGCGGCGGTGGCAGCCTCTCGCCGGACCTCTGTACGCTCTATCACGGGATGGGGCTGCCCATCCTCGAGGGGTACGGCCTGACCGAGACGGCACCGGTCGTCACCACGAATCCGCCCGAAGAGCCGAAGATCGGGACCGTCGGTCCGTCGGTCGTCGACTGCGAGGTCAAAGTCGACGACTCGGTCGTCCCCGACGGCGAAGCCGCCGACACCGAGGGCGAGACCGGCGAACTGCTGGTATCGGGGCCGAACGTGGCCGAGGGGTACTGGGAGAAACCCGAAGCGACCGATCGGGCCTTCACCGAGGATGGGTGGTTCCGGACCGGCGACATCGTCACCATCCAGCCCGACGGCTACATCGTCTTCCACGAACGGCGCAAGCAACTGCTGGTGCTCTCGACCGGGAAGAACGTCGCACCGGCCCCGATCGAGGACGCGTTCGCCGCACGGGAACCCGTCGAACAGTGTATGGTCGTCGGCGACAGCGAGAAGTTCGTCGGCGCGCTGATCGTGCCCAACGTCGACGCCCTCGAGCGGATGGCGGAAGACGAAGGCGTCGACCTCCCCGACAGCGCCCAGGAGATCTGTAACCACGAGTGGGTCAAAGACCGGATCGACCGGGAGGTCGAAGCGGTCAACGAACGGTTCGAATCTCACGAGACGATCAAGGAGTACCGGCTGGTGCCGGTCGAGTTCACCGAGGACAACGAGATGCTGACGCCGACGATGAAGAAGAAGCGACGGACGATCCTCGACGAGTTCGAGGACGAAGTCGAGTCGATCTACGCCGAAGACCAGCTCGAAGCGCCGGAAGCAGAGTAA
- a CDS encoding MaoC/PaaZ C-terminal domain-containing protein, which translates to MAYSYEPHHFEEFEEGQEFQSVGRTVTEADFVMHSALAGDWTELHTNKEYAEDGPFDGRIAHGPMTFVQATGFVYRTGIVERTAYAFLGMNYMDLPNPVYIGDTLSLEMEVSEKKDVDHEDAGIVVLDTVMTNQDDTVVFEGDMKFLIKRKE; encoded by the coding sequence ATGGCATATAGCTACGAGCCACATCACTTCGAGGAGTTCGAGGAGGGCCAGGAGTTCCAGAGTGTCGGTCGAACAGTTACGGAGGCCGACTTCGTGATGCACTCGGCGCTGGCCGGCGACTGGACGGAACTGCACACCAACAAGGAGTACGCCGAGGACGGCCCGTTCGACGGCCGCATCGCCCACGGCCCGATGACGTTCGTCCAGGCGACGGGATTCGTCTACCGCACCGGTATCGTCGAACGCACCGCCTACGCGTTCCTCGGGATGAACTACATGGACCTGCCGAACCCCGTCTACATCGGCGACACGCTCTCGCTCGAGATGGAGGTCAGCGAAAAGAAAGATGTCGACCACGAGGACGCGGGTATCGTCGTCCTCGATACGGTGATGACCAACCAGGACGACACCGTCGTCTTCGAGGGCGACATGAAGTTCCTCATCAAGCGCAAGGAGTGA
- a CDS encoding universal stress protein — MYRILVALDTDIDRATAQASTLESLPAASEGITTILAHVFQENPEGRSVHDLESVRHVASAFDEAGIDYEYYEASGEPAPELVAAAEATDADMICLSGRKRTPTGKVLFGSVTQSVILSTDMPVVTVSPEQ; from the coding sequence ATGTACCGGATACTGGTCGCACTCGATACCGATATCGACCGGGCGACCGCCCAGGCGTCGACCCTCGAGTCACTTCCAGCCGCATCCGAGGGGATTACGACGATCCTGGCTCACGTCTTCCAGGAGAACCCCGAGGGACGGTCGGTCCACGACCTCGAGAGCGTCCGTCACGTCGCGTCAGCGTTCGACGAGGCGGGGATCGATTACGAGTATTACGAGGCGAGCGGTGAACCGGCGCCGGAACTGGTCGCTGCGGCCGAGGCAACTGACGCGGACATGATCTGTCTGTCGGGCCGGAAACGGACGCCGACAGGAAAGGTCCTCTTCGGAAGCGTCACGCAGTCGGTCATTCTCAGCACCGATATGCCGGTGGTCACGGTCAGTCCGGAGCAGTAG
- the paaK gene encoding phenylacetate--CoA ligase PaaK, with translation MSYTQIETAPREEIRERQNERLRETVERAYENVEFYRKTFDEAGLSPEDVRTVDDLQKLPFTTKEDFRDEYPDGLFAVDDDDILRIHASSGTTGKPKIVSYTESDLDVWSEVVARCLAASGVEPGDTVQNGYGYGLFTGGLGLHYGIEELGATVIPIGGGQTQRQIELLEDLESDVLTCTPSYSLYLAETAEEMGVDVSELPVSTVIFGAEPCTDPMREEIEERLDVTGIDIYGLSEIIGPGVSNECHEAQEGLHIWEDHFYPEVIDPQTGDPLPEGEEGELVLTTLTKEALPALRYRTGDLTTLTYEECECGRTMVRMDNVTGRADDLLIVRGVNLYPSEIEDVVLEFDRVAPHYRIDLYREGELDRLELTLELADNFDGDRAELRDRVLTRLENVLSFTPDELDLVEQGSIERTEVGKVKRVYDHR, from the coding sequence ATGAGTTATACGCAGATAGAGACAGCACCGCGGGAAGAGATCCGAGAGCGACAGAACGAGCGGCTCCGGGAAACCGTCGAACGGGCCTACGAGAACGTCGAGTTCTACCGGAAAACGTTCGACGAGGCGGGCCTCTCCCCCGAGGACGTACGGACTGTCGACGACCTCCAGAAGCTCCCGTTTACGACCAAGGAGGACTTCCGCGACGAGTACCCCGACGGCCTCTTCGCCGTCGACGACGACGACATCCTGCGTATCCACGCCTCCTCGGGCACCACCGGCAAACCCAAGATCGTTTCCTACACCGAGAGCGACCTGGACGTCTGGAGCGAGGTCGTCGCCCGCTGTCTGGCCGCGTCCGGCGTCGAACCCGGCGACACGGTCCAGAACGGCTACGGATACGGCCTGTTTACGGGCGGACTCGGTCTCCACTACGGCATCGAGGAACTCGGTGCGACGGTCATCCCGATCGGCGGCGGCCAGACGCAGCGCCAGATCGAACTGCTCGAGGATCTCGAGAGTGACGTACTCACCTGTACGCCATCGTACTCGCTGTACCTGGCCGAAACCGCCGAGGAGATGGGCGTCGACGTCTCCGAGTTGCCGGTGTCGACGGTGATCTTCGGCGCGGAACCCTGTACCGACCCGATGCGCGAGGAGATCGAAGAGCGCCTGGACGTCACCGGAATCGACATCTACGGCCTCTCGGAGATCATCGGCCCCGGAGTTTCAAACGAGTGTCACGAGGCACAGGAGGGGCTCCACATCTGGGAAGACCACTTCTACCCCGAAGTGATCGACCCCCAGACCGGCGACCCGCTGCCGGAAGGGGAAGAGGGCGAACTCGTCCTGACGACGCTGACGAAGGAAGCACTACCGGCTCTTCGCTACCGGACGGGCGACCTCACGACGCTCACCTACGAGGAGTGTGAGTGCGGTCGAACGATGGTCCGCATGGACAACGTCACCGGTCGCGCCGACGACCTGCTGATCGTCCGCGGCGTCAACCTCTACCCCAGCGAGATCGAAGACGTCGTCCTCGAGTTCGATCGGGTTGCACCTCATTACCGGATCGACCTCTACCGCGAGGGGGAACTGGATCGACTCGAGCTCACGCTCGAACTCGCCGACAACTTCGACGGCGACCGGGCAGAACTCCGGGATCGCGTGCTCACCCGACTCGAGAACGTCCTCTCGTTTACCCCCGACGAACTGGACCTCGTCGAGCAGGGATCGATCGAACGGACGGAAGTCGGCAAGGTAAAACGCGTCTACGACCACCGATAG
- a CDS encoding enoyl-CoA hydratase/isomerase family protein, producing MRIRDENGVRYLAFDRPEVRNAFTADVARELAESLEDLDHETLDAVVLTGEGEAFSAGGDIEAMAERDETTAEAYDRVRATLGRVAEAVLTAPVPVVAKVDGDAVGAGLSLVAAADFAYAAESARFGASFINVGLVPDMGGTVTLPRLVGLRTAKELAFTGKLIDAETAAEFDLVNETVPDDELDDRIDEICETLASRPTENVGLAKRAIHDNLGRSWQDGLEREAYVQSLAYDTPAHEEGVDAFLNDRQPEFD from the coding sequence ATGCGGATTCGCGACGAGAACGGCGTCCGGTATCTCGCGTTCGATCGGCCCGAAGTCCGAAACGCGTTCACCGCTGACGTCGCCCGCGAACTCGCGGAGTCACTCGAGGACCTCGACCACGAGACGCTCGACGCGGTCGTCCTCACGGGCGAGGGCGAGGCGTTCAGCGCCGGTGGCGACATCGAGGCGATGGCCGAACGCGACGAGACGACGGCGGAGGCCTACGACCGCGTCCGGGCGACGCTGGGACGGGTCGCCGAAGCAGTGTTGACCGCTCCGGTCCCCGTCGTGGCGAAAGTCGACGGCGACGCCGTCGGTGCCGGCCTCTCACTGGTCGCCGCCGCGGACTTCGCCTACGCCGCCGAATCCGCGAGGTTCGGTGCCTCGTTCATCAACGTCGGTCTCGTTCCCGACATGGGCGGGACCGTAACCCTGCCCCGACTGGTCGGCCTCCGGACGGCCAAAGAACTCGCCTTTACCGGGAAACTGATCGACGCCGAGACCGCCGCCGAATTCGACCTCGTCAACGAGACGGTCCCTGACGACGAACTCGACGACCGGATCGACGAGATTTGCGAGACGCTTGCTTCCCGACCCACCGAAAACGTCGGCCTCGCGAAGCGAGCGATCCACGACAATCTCGGTCGGTCCTGGCAGGACGGCCTCGAGCGCGAAGCGTACGTCCAGTCGCTGGCGTACGATACGCCGGCCCACGAGGAGGGTGTCGACGCCTTCCTGAACGATCGGCAACCGGAGTTCGACTAG
- a CDS encoding MBL fold metallo-hydrolase — protein sequence MEDGTLTEVTAGDCSDLYYVDTGMYDTNGYGAAYILDADRPAVVETGIGTNHERILEALDELDIAREDLAVIAVTHIHLDHAGGAGFLAEACPNADVCIPAVGSSLLADPGRLVAGTKSAVGEQWQYYVEPEPIPEERIVELEDGDVIDLEDHELRVHAAPGHAFHQVVFEDPANDAVFTGDAAGIWVPDRERIVETSPPSDFDLEQCLEDLETLKTIDPDVLLYTHFGPRYVGDDLDEALEEYATVLSEWVETVEETREDLADDEAVLEHFATSTEMADTWGDHKASAEARLNVRGALGYLDDSE from the coding sequence ATGGAAGACGGTACGCTCACCGAAGTGACGGCCGGCGACTGTTCGGACCTCTACTACGTCGACACCGGTATGTACGATACGAACGGCTACGGTGCCGCCTACATTCTCGACGCGGATCGGCCCGCCGTCGTCGAGACGGGGATCGGAACCAACCACGAACGGATTCTCGAGGCGCTGGACGAACTCGACATCGCTCGCGAGGATCTCGCAGTCATCGCCGTGACCCACATCCACCTCGATCACGCCGGCGGCGCGGGCTTTCTCGCCGAGGCATGTCCCAACGCCGACGTCTGTATTCCGGCAGTAGGGTCGAGCCTGCTTGCCGACCCCGGTCGGCTGGTCGCAGGGACGAAATCGGCCGTCGGCGAGCAGTGGCAGTACTACGTCGAACCGGAGCCGATCCCCGAAGAGCGCATCGTCGAACTCGAGGACGGCGACGTAATCGACCTCGAGGACCACGAACTGCGCGTCCACGCTGCGCCGGGACACGCGTTCCACCAGGTCGTCTTCGAGGATCCCGCGAACGACGCGGTCTTCACCGGCGACGCGGCAGGAATCTGGGTTCCCGACCGCGAACGGATCGTCGAGACCTCGCCGCCGTCCGATTTCGACCTCGAGCAGTGTCTCGAGGATCTCGAGACCCTGAAAACGATCGACCCCGACGTCTTACTGTACACGCACTTCGGACCACGGTACGTCGGCGACGACCTCGATGAGGCCCTCGAGGAGTACGCGACCGTTCTCTCGGAGTGGGTCGAGACAGTCGAGGAAACACGCGAAGACCTCGCAGACGACGAGGCCGTCCTCGAGCACTTCGCGACGTCGACGGAGATGGCCGACACGTGGGGCGATCACAAGGCCAGTGCCGAGGCCAGACTGAACGTTCGTGGCGCGCTCGGCTATCTGGACGATTCGGAGTAG
- a CDS encoding AMP-dependent synthetase/ligase, whose translation MNWREAEREYDDEVIGETTLGRMFENAAERNANRPAQKYKGGVYERSLTDSVLTAAAPGEFRTISYAEMRDIVRNLAAGFRELGVETGDRVGIFSNTRMEWAQTDFALLTAGAVITTVYKSSSPDQVSYLLDDPDADGVVVENEEVLERVLEVEDDLDIEFFVSMDELEGYDDRDDVYTLADVYEIGEDTFDLEAYQGWVDEPEMDDLASLIYTSGTTGQPKGVQLTHGNFRANVNQIRKRMAPRPDRDDDVPSIDEDALTVSYLPLAHVFERTAGHFLMFASGACVGYAEDPDTLQEDFAAVEPNTATSVPRVYEKIYDAIREQASESPVKERIFNWATDVGVEYQEADDPGPILSAKQALADKLVFSTVREALGGNIEILISGGGSLSAELCTLYHAMGLPIYEGYGLTETAPVLTVNPPEEPQIGTIGPALPDVELRIDESVANQDAFDDPGEVGELLAKGPNVTDGYWEKPSATDRAFTEDGWFRTGDIVHLRPDGYVEFRDRLKQIIVLSTGKNVAPGPLEDAFAASEVVEQAMVLGNDEKFIGALLVPNTEHVREWADEEGIDLPEDPEDLCDDERVHEYIQEEVDRVNEDFESYEKIKQFELVPQEFTEENEMLTPTMKKKRRVILERFEDRVDRIYDEN comes from the coding sequence ATGAACTGGCGGGAAGCCGAACGAGAATACGACGACGAGGTAATCGGTGAGACGACGCTCGGGCGAATGTTCGAGAATGCGGCCGAGCGGAACGCCAACCGTCCGGCCCAGAAGTACAAGGGGGGTGTCTACGAGCGGTCGCTGACCGACTCGGTGCTGACCGCCGCTGCACCGGGTGAGTTCCGGACTATCTCCTACGCCGAGATGCGGGACATCGTTCGCAATCTCGCGGCCGGCTTTCGCGAACTGGGGGTCGAAACCGGCGACCGCGTCGGCATCTTCTCGAACACCCGGATGGAGTGGGCGCAGACGGACTTTGCACTGCTCACGGCCGGCGCAGTGATCACGACCGTCTACAAGAGCTCCTCCCCGGATCAAGTCAGCTACCTGCTCGACGATCCCGACGCCGACGGCGTAGTCGTCGAGAACGAGGAAGTCCTAGAGCGTGTCCTCGAGGTCGAAGACGACCTCGACATCGAGTTTTTCGTCTCGATGGACGAACTCGAGGGGTACGACGACCGCGACGACGTCTACACGCTGGCCGACGTCTACGAGATCGGTGAGGACACCTTCGACCTCGAGGCCTACCAGGGGTGGGTCGACGAACCCGAGATGGACGATCTCGCGAGCCTGATTTACACGAGCGGAACGACGGGCCAGCCGAAGGGCGTCCAGCTCACACACGGTAATTTCCGGGCGAACGTCAACCAGATCCGAAAACGGATGGCACCGCGGCCGGATAGAGACGACGACGTGCCGTCGATCGACGAGGACGCACTGACGGTTTCGTATCTGCCGCTGGCTCACGTCTTCGAGCGGACAGCCGGTCACTTCCTGATGTTCGCCAGCGGCGCCTGCGTGGGCTATGCGGAAGATCCCGACACGCTCCAGGAGGACTTCGCTGCCGTCGAGCCGAACACGGCGACGAGCGTCCCACGGGTCTACGAGAAGATCTACGACGCCATCCGCGAACAGGCGAGCGAATCGCCGGTCAAAGAGCGGATCTTCAACTGGGCGACCGACGTCGGCGTCGAGTACCAGGAAGCCGACGATCCGGGGCCGATCCTCTCGGCGAAACAGGCACTCGCGGACAAACTCGTCTTCTCGACGGTTCGAGAGGCGCTGGGTGGCAACATCGAGATCCTGATCAGCGGTGGCGGGAGCCTCTCGGCCGAACTGTGTACGCTCTATCACGCGATGGGGCTGCCGATCTACGAGGGGTACGGCCTGACCGAGACCGCGCCCGTGCTCACCGTCAACCCACCCGAAGAACCCCAGATCGGAACGATCGGCCCGGCACTGCCCGACGTCGAACTTCGGATCGACGAATCGGTCGCAAACCAGGATGCGTTCGACGACCCCGGCGAGGTCGGCGAACTCCTCGCGAAGGGGCCGAACGTCACCGACGGCTACTGGGAGAAACCGAGCGCGACCGATCGCGCGTTCACGGAGGATGGCTGGTTCCGCACCGGCGACATCGTCCATCTCCGTCCCGACGGCTACGTCGAGTTCCGCGACCGCCTCAAACAGATCATCGTCCTCTCGACCGGGAAGAACGTCGCACCCGGCCCGCTCGAGGACGCCTTCGCGGCAAGCGAGGTCGTCGAACAGGCGATGGTGCTCGGCAACGACGAGAAGTTCATCGGTGCACTCCTCGTCCCCAACACGGAACACGTCCGCGAGTGGGCTGACGAGGAGGGAATCGATCTGCCCGAGGATCCGGAAGACCTCTGTGACGACGAACGCGTCCACGAGTACATCCAGGAGGAAGTCGACCGGGTCAACGAGGACTTCGAGTCGTACGAAAAGATCAAGCAATTCGAACTCGTTCCACAGGAGTTCACCGAGGAGAACGAGATGCTGACGCCGACGATGAAGAAGAAACGCCGCGTCATCCTCGAGCGGTTCGAGGATCGGGTCGATCGGATTTACGACGAAAACTGA
- a CDS encoding cation diffusion facilitator family transporter encodes MVDRDGRTGFARAAWVNVLGNAAKIVVEGAAGLVFGSVALLADAAHSVADLISSVVVLVWGKSAYDEPDDTHPHGHDRIEPLTALFVGAVLAVLGLSLLYESVQGLLVLDPPEANPLLLAALAFAMVDMYLVYRYTEYVNADLGSTALEALAIDCLNDIYTTIAAAVGIVGVLLGQPLLDPIAGGLVSILVVYQGVEIGRENLDYLVGAAPDPEKRATIAETLRSHPDVEGVHDLAVFYDGTVLEVEVHVEVDGDMPFRQAHDIESELVDRLRALEDVGDAHVHLDPSGIGEWKDVPED; translated from the coding sequence ATGGTCGACCGCGACGGGAGGACCGGGTTCGCGCGGGCAGCGTGGGTGAACGTTCTCGGTAACGCCGCGAAGATCGTCGTCGAGGGCGCTGCCGGCCTGGTTTTCGGCAGCGTCGCTCTGCTCGCGGACGCGGCTCACTCCGTCGCGGACCTGATCTCGAGCGTGGTCGTCCTCGTCTGGGGAAAGAGTGCCTACGACGAACCGGACGACACACATCCGCACGGCCACGACCGGATCGAACCCCTGACGGCGCTGTTCGTCGGGGCCGTCCTCGCCGTGCTCGGACTGTCGCTGCTGTACGAGTCCGTCCAGGGGCTGCTCGTCCTCGATCCGCCCGAGGCGAACCCCCTCCTGCTCGCGGCGCTGGCGTTTGCAATGGTCGATATGTACCTCGTCTATCGCTACACCGAGTACGTCAACGCCGACCTCGGGTCGACCGCGCTCGAGGCGCTCGCGATCGACTGTCTGAACGACATCTACACGACGATCGCCGCCGCCGTCGGGATCGTCGGCGTCCTGCTCGGCCAGCCACTGCTCGATCCGATCGCTGGCGGACTGGTCAGCATCCTGGTCGTCTACCAGGGCGTCGAGATCGGGCGCGAGAACCTCGACTACCTGGTCGGTGCCGCGCCCGACCCCGAGAAGCGAGCGACGATCGCGGAAACGTTGCGATCCCACCCCGACGTGGAGGGCGTCCACGACCTCGCGGTCTTCTACGACGGCACCGTCCTCGAAGTCGAGGTCCACGTCGAGGTCGACGGCGACATGCCGTTCCGACAGGCCCACGACATCGAATCCGAACTCGTCGACCGTCTGCGCGCCCTCGAGGACGTCGGCGACGCACACGTCCACCTCGATCCGTCGGGTATTGGCGAGTGGAAAGACGTCCCCGAAGACTGA
- a CDS encoding GNAT family N-acetyltransferase: MTTETCPAWDPSQCAGTTGCPPRCPRFIDKHGEPVLVQPYEPTRFDALVSMYVDYPEAHRSMGIPPVTRDRIEGWLERLIDRGYNVVAVHEGSVVGHAAYSPCSSLEPQFIVFVDPADHERGIGSELCRHVIAYAADDGREALVLDVDAANERAVHVYRRMGFETVDRAGNDLRMRLSFDEPVVERVQLPPAERPSAA, encoded by the coding sequence ATGACGACCGAGACCTGTCCCGCCTGGGACCCGTCACAGTGTGCGGGGACGACGGGTTGTCCACCACGTTGCCCTCGCTTCATCGACAAGCACGGGGAGCCAGTCCTGGTCCAGCCCTACGAGCCCACTCGCTTCGACGCGCTCGTCTCCATGTACGTCGACTATCCCGAAGCCCACCGATCGATGGGCATCCCGCCGGTCACCCGCGACCGGATCGAGGGCTGGCTCGAGCGACTGATCGACCGCGGCTACAACGTCGTCGCCGTCCACGAGGGATCGGTCGTCGGCCACGCGGCTTACTCGCCGTGCTCGAGTCTCGAACCGCAGTTCATCGTGTTCGTCGATCCGGCAGACCACGAGCGCGGGATCGGCAGCGAACTCTGTCGCCACGTGATCGCATACGCGGCCGACGACGGACGCGAGGCGCTCGTCCTCGACGTCGACGCCGCGAACGAACGCGCAGTCCACGTCTACCGACGAATGGGGTTCGAGACGGTCGACCGGGCCGGAAACGACCTCCGGATGCGGCTCTCCTTCGACGAACCGGTCGTCGAACGGGTGCAGTTACCGCCCGCCGAGCGGCCGAGCGCGGCGTAG